The following proteins come from a genomic window of Halomarina ordinaria:
- a CDS encoding DUF5658 family protein, whose amino-acid sequence MSFIEPGAYVRRHDRSLLATAARYERGFWGLAVAAMVLDITLTLYGLRIGLVEMNPIASRVITQYGALGMVAMKGFGFGVAVFGRQVVHRRYAALVPLALALPWVVAVCVNVVMIATVL is encoded by the coding sequence ATGTCTTTCATCGAACCGGGCGCGTACGTGCGCCGTCACGACCGCTCCCTGCTCGCCACCGCGGCCCGGTACGAACGAGGGTTCTGGGGACTCGCCGTCGCCGCGATGGTCCTCGACATCACCCTCACGTTGTACGGGTTGCGAATCGGGCTCGTCGAGATGAACCCCATCGCCTCTCGCGTCATCACCCAGTACGGCGCGCTCGGGATGGTCGCGATGAAGGGCTTCGGTTTCGGCGTCGCCGTCTTCGGCCGCCAGGTCGTCCATCGGCGCTACGCGGCGCTCGTCCCGCTCGCACTCGCGCTCCCGTGGGTCGTCGCGGTGTGCGTCAACGTCGTGATGATCGCGACGGTCCTCTGA
- a CDS encoding acyl-CoA carboxylase subunit beta — translation MKVRIDEGASDDEAAAIAAALARHAVEEVRVYIGSADEPAVVHEGNRVGDASPLDDIGPTDREIALLEEIADIEQGGPEKYRERLDEQGKLFVRDRLDLWFGDLLFEDGKFAEFDAEDRIPADGLLTGAAEFEGREVHFMANDFTVKAGSMAAKGVEKFLRMQQRALKTGKPVLYLMDSSGGRIDQQTGFFANREGIGKYYYNHSMLSGYVPQICVLYGPCIAGAAYTPVFADFTVMVEGMSAMAIASPRMVQMVTGEDISMADLGGPDVHARHSGSADLVAEDEEHARDLVAQLVSYLPDRAGEKPPRTEGRDPARSPTGIDRVVPTEPNRGYDMREFLEHVVDEGSVLELQPNYGGEILTAFARLDGRPVGIVANQPAQRAGAIFPDAAEKAAEFIWKCDAFEVPLLYLCDTPGFMAGSQVEKEGILEQGKKMIYATSSATVPKQSVVVRKAYGAGIYAMSGPAYDPESVIALPSGEIGIMGPEAAINAVYANKLNAIDDPEERARREAELREEYRQDIDVHRMASEMVIDEIIPPSALRKEVTNRFDFYETVRKDLPDKKHGTVL, via the coding sequence ATGAAGGTACGCATCGACGAGGGTGCGAGCGACGACGAGGCCGCCGCAATCGCCGCCGCGCTCGCTCGTCACGCCGTCGAGGAGGTCCGCGTCTACATCGGGAGCGCGGACGAACCGGCCGTCGTTCACGAGGGCAACCGCGTCGGGGACGCGAGCCCCCTCGACGACATCGGCCCGACCGACCGCGAGATAGCCCTGCTCGAGGAGATAGCCGACATCGAGCAGGGCGGGCCGGAGAAGTACAGGGAGCGACTCGACGAGCAGGGGAAGCTGTTCGTCCGCGACCGCCTCGACCTCTGGTTCGGCGACCTGCTGTTCGAGGACGGCAAGTTCGCCGAGTTCGACGCCGAGGACCGCATCCCCGCCGACGGCCTGCTCACGGGGGCCGCGGAGTTCGAGGGACGCGAGGTCCACTTCATGGCCAACGACTTCACCGTGAAGGCGGGGTCGATGGCCGCCAAGGGCGTCGAGAAGTTCCTCCGGATGCAACAGCGCGCGCTCAAGACGGGCAAGCCGGTGCTCTACCTGATGGACTCCTCGGGCGGCCGCATCGACCAGCAGACGGGTTTCTTCGCCAACCGCGAGGGCATCGGGAAGTACTACTACAACCACTCGATGCTCTCGGGCTACGTCCCGCAGATATGCGTCCTCTACGGGCCGTGTATCGCGGGCGCGGCCTACACGCCCGTCTTCGCCGACTTCACGGTGATGGTCGAGGGGATGAGCGCGATGGCCATCGCCTCCCCGCGGATGGTCCAGATGGTCACGGGCGAGGACATCTCGATGGCGGACCTCGGCGGGCCGGACGTCCACGCGCGCCACTCGGGGAGCGCGGACCTCGTCGCCGAGGACGAGGAGCACGCCCGCGACCTCGTCGCACAGCTCGTGAGCTACCTGCCCGACCGGGCGGGCGAGAAACCGCCCCGGACGGAGGGGCGGGACCCGGCCCGCTCGCCGACGGGCATCGACCGCGTCGTCCCGACGGAACCGAACCGCGGCTACGACATGCGCGAGTTCCTCGAGCACGTCGTCGACGAGGGCTCGGTCCTCGAACTCCAGCCGAACTACGGCGGGGAGATACTCACCGCCTTCGCCCGCCTCGACGGCCGACCGGTGGGCATCGTCGCCAACCAGCCGGCCCAGCGCGCCGGCGCCATCTTCCCCGACGCCGCCGAGAAGGCCGCCGAGTTCATCTGGAAGTGCGACGCCTTCGAGGTGCCACTGCTCTATCTCTGTGACACGCCGGGGTTCATGGCGGGGTCGCAGGTCGAGAAGGAGGGCATCCTCGAACAGGGCAAGAAGATGATCTACGCCACCTCCTCGGCGACGGTGCCGAAACAGAGCGTCGTCGTCCGGAAGGCGTACGGTGCGGGCATCTACGCCATGAGCGGGCCGGCCTACGACCCGGAGTCCGTCATCGCGCTCCCGAGCGGGGAGATCGGTATCATGGGGCCGGAGGCAGCCATCAACGCGGTGTACGCGAACAAACTGAACGCCATCGACGACCCCGAGGAACGCGCCCGGCGCGAGGCCGAACTCCGCGAGGAGTACCGACAGGACATCGACGTCCACAGGATGGCGAGCGAGATGGTCATCGACGAGATAATTCCACCGAGCGCGTTGCGTAAAGAGGTCACTAACAGGTTCGACTTCTACGAAACGGTCCGGAAGGACCTCCCTGACAAGAAACACGGCACCGTCCTCTAG
- a CDS encoding Yip1 family protein, whose product MVLEIVTDPDSALRRRADDPGVLLPAGIVTLVAVVAVVAAYPSSELTSQLATGAIAESGEAVDEGTASAISAAAGTVGLVGAFLGVYVQWALYAVAFYALARVAFDGSGSLSDTFAGVGWGYVPALVGIAVRAAANFSVFAGETLPEGSAAAGEALAALQSDPILTAATVFGLLMLLWSGYIWTVAMQHFHGLSRRDAAIVVGVPVALGVVSRLSGLV is encoded by the coding sequence ATGGTCCTCGAAATCGTCACGGACCCCGACTCGGCCCTCCGGCGACGGGCCGACGACCCGGGGGTCCTCCTCCCTGCAGGTATCGTCACGCTAGTCGCCGTCGTCGCGGTGGTCGCCGCCTACCCGTCCTCGGAACTCACCAGTCAGCTCGCGACGGGTGCCATCGCGGAGAGCGGCGAAGCCGTCGACGAGGGGACGGCCTCGGCCATCTCGGCGGCCGCCGGCACCGTCGGCCTCGTCGGCGCGTTCCTGGGCGTCTACGTCCAGTGGGCGCTCTACGCCGTCGCCTTCTACGCCCTCGCGCGGGTGGCGTTCGACGGCTCCGGGTCCCTGAGCGACACCTTCGCCGGCGTCGGCTGGGGGTACGTCCCCGCGCTCGTCGGGATAGCGGTGCGCGCGGCGGCGAACTTCTCCGTCTTCGCCGGCGAGACCCTCCCGGAGGGGTCGGCCGCCGCGGGCGAGGCGCTCGCGGCCCTCCAGAGCGACCCGATACTGACCGCGGCGACCGTCTTCGGCCTGCTCATGCTGCTGTGGAGCGGCTACATCTGGACGGTCGCGATGCAGCACTTCCACGGGCTCAGCCGGCGGGACGCCGCCATCGTGGTCGGGGTTCCGGTCGCCCTCGGCGTCGTCAGCCGACTGTCAGGGCTCGTCTGA
- a CDS encoding class 1 fructose-bisphosphatase — protein MSGADVVEAVFETVAGAAPEIRESLVGRRRYEAGENPSGEQQLAADVYADELFEERLLALDGVATYASEEREDVVEGADGDYHVALDPLDGSSNVKSNNAMGTIVGVFDAPLPAGGESLVAAAYVLYGPLTTMVTLREGTVTESVVHEGERHVGTADRSLPDEPTVYGFGGRVPAWTDAFADYASEVEQELKLRYGGAMIGDVNQVLTYGGVFAYPALTTHPNGKLRRQFEGIPIGAIVEAAGGASTDGERSLLATPPEDLHERTPVFVGNRSLIERAEATLSA, from the coding sequence ATGAGCGGGGCGGACGTCGTCGAGGCCGTCTTCGAGACGGTCGCCGGTGCGGCCCCCGAGATACGCGAGAGCCTCGTCGGCCGTCGACGCTACGAGGCGGGCGAGAACCCCTCGGGCGAACAGCAACTGGCGGCCGACGTCTACGCCGACGAACTGTTCGAGGAGCGCCTGCTCGCCCTCGACGGCGTGGCGACCTACGCGAGCGAGGAGCGCGAGGACGTCGTCGAGGGGGCGGACGGCGACTACCACGTCGCGCTCGACCCCCTCGACGGCTCCTCGAACGTGAAGTCGAACAACGCGATGGGGACCATCGTCGGCGTCTTCGACGCCCCGCTCCCGGCGGGCGGTGAGTCGCTCGTCGCGGCCGCCTACGTCCTCTACGGCCCGCTGACGACGATGGTCACGCTCCGGGAGGGGACCGTCACCGAGTCGGTCGTCCACGAGGGCGAGCGCCACGTCGGGACGGCCGACCGCTCGCTCCCCGACGAACCCACGGTGTACGGGTTCGGCGGGCGCGTCCCCGCCTGGACCGACGCCTTCGCCGACTACGCCAGCGAGGTCGAGCAGGAGCTCAAACTGCGCTACGGCGGCGCGATGATCGGCGACGTGAACCAGGTGCTCACCTACGGCGGCGTCTTCGCCTACCCCGCGCTCACCACCCACCCGAACGGCAAACTCCGTCGCCAGTTCGAGGGTATCCCCATCGGGGCCATCGTCGAGGCGGCCGGCGGGGCGTCGACCGACGGCGAGCGCTCGCTGCTCGCGACCCCGCCCGAGGACCTCCACGAGCGGACGCCCGTCTTCGTCGGCAACCGCTCGCTCATCGAGCGCGCCGAGGCGACGCTGTCGGCGTAG
- a CDS encoding class I fructose-bisphosphate aldolase has protein sequence MIPIDDSPLVRDGKVLILAYDHGLEHGPADFTGLPESANPERTFEAATHPAVTSIAVQKGLAEAYYPSYEDSVDLLLKLNGTSNLWMGEPDTALNCSVEYAYDVGADSVGFTLYGGSNYEIEMAEEFRALQEQAREYELPVVMWSYPRGQGLKNDTDETTIAYAARLALELGADVAKVKYPGSKEAMEHAVRMAGKTKVVMSGGSKTTDREFLQSVKAAMDAGGRGLAVGRNVWQREDPTYILDALEQVIFEGASVDAALDE, from the coding sequence ATGATACCCATCGACGACAGTCCTCTCGTCCGCGACGGTAAGGTGCTCATCCTCGCGTACGACCACGGCCTCGAACACGGTCCGGCCGACTTCACCGGCCTGCCCGAGAGCGCCAACCCCGAGCGCACGTTCGAGGCGGCGACGCACCCCGCGGTCACCTCCATCGCGGTGCAGAAGGGTCTCGCCGAGGCGTACTACCCCTCCTACGAGGACAGCGTCGACCTCCTGCTGAAGCTCAACGGGACGTCGAACCTCTGGATGGGCGAACCCGACACCGCGCTCAACTGCTCGGTCGAGTACGCCTACGACGTCGGCGCGGACTCCGTCGGCTTCACCCTCTACGGCGGGTCGAACTACGAAATCGAGATGGCCGAGGAGTTCCGCGCGCTCCAGGAACAGGCCCGCGAGTACGAACTCCCGGTCGTCATGTGGTCGTACCCCCGCGGTCAGGGGTTGAAGAACGACACCGACGAGACGACCATCGCCTACGCCGCCCGCCTCGCGCTCGAACTCGGCGCGGACGTGGCGAAGGTGAAGTACCCCGGCTCGAAGGAGGCGATGGAACACGCCGTCCGGATGGCCGGCAAGACGAAGGTGGTCATGTCCGGGGGGTCGAAGACCACGGACCGCGAGTTCCTCCAGTCCGTGAAGGCCGCGATGGACGCCGGCGGGAGGGGCCTCGCCGTCGGCCGGAACGTCTGGCAGCGCGAGGACCCGACGTACATCCTCGACGCGCTCGAACAGGTCATCTTCGAGGGCGCGTCCGTCGACGCCGCCCTCGACGAATGA
- a CDS encoding HAD family hydrolase — MSYEAVVFDNDGVLVELPSRDAFRRAAERTFKRFGLRRPTRDDVRALVAGNPERIRELCRTYRIDALEFCYEAAANAVREQKRELEAGVRRLYDDVHAVWTLDVPFGLVSNNQHEAVAAVLRFFGLEDRFDAVYGCPFTPTGLGRMKPDPYYLDRALADLETRDALYVGDSACDVEAAANAGIDSALLTREGSVDPAVEPTHEIPNLGALPGLVRA; from the coding sequence GTGAGCTACGAGGCGGTCGTCTTCGACAACGACGGCGTGCTCGTCGAGCTGCCGAGTCGCGACGCCTTCCGGCGGGCCGCCGAGCGCACGTTCAAGCGTTTCGGCCTCCGCCGACCGACCCGCGACGACGTGCGCGCGCTCGTCGCCGGCAACCCCGAGCGCATCCGCGAACTCTGTCGGACCTACCGCATCGACGCGCTGGAGTTCTGTTACGAGGCGGCCGCCAACGCCGTCCGCGAGCAGAAGCGCGAACTCGAAGCCGGCGTTCGACGCCTCTACGACGACGTTCACGCCGTCTGGACGCTCGACGTGCCGTTCGGCCTCGTGAGCAACAACCAGCACGAGGCGGTCGCGGCCGTCCTCCGCTTCTTCGGCCTCGAGGACCGGTTCGACGCCGTCTACGGCTGTCCGTTCACGCCCACCGGCCTCGGCCGGATGAAGCCGGACCCCTACTACCTCGACCGGGCGCTCGCGGACCTCGAGACGCGCGACGCGCTCTACGTCGGCGACAGCGCGTGCGACGTCGAGGCCGCCGCCAACGCCGGTATCGACTCGGCGCTCCTGACACGCGAGGGGAGCGTCGACCCCGCCGTCGAACCGACCCACGAGATACCGAACCTCGGCGCGCTCCCCGGACTCGTCCGCGCCTAG
- a CDS encoding 3-hydroxyacyl-CoA dehydrogenase family protein, producing the protein MRGFDSIERIGVVGAGTMGGGIAQVCAQQGYDVVVRDIEQEYLDRGFSNIEDSLDRLVNSERLTREAADAARERLTGTTDLADLVDCDLVVEAALEDMAVKQDVFADLDDVVDEDVVLATNTSTLSITTIASATDRPEGVVGLHFMNPVPVMKGVEVVVGERTAAEAVSLAHEFAEALGKETWESDDKPGFVSNRILMPWINEGVRAFDEGVATKEDIDRGMRLGTNVPMGPLELADHIGLDICLDATQTLHEELGDRYKPAYLLARKVDAGDLGKKTGRGFYDYE; encoded by the coding sequence ATGCGTGGTTTCGACTCGATAGAGCGTATCGGCGTCGTCGGCGCGGGCACCATGGGCGGCGGCATCGCACAGGTCTGCGCCCAGCAGGGCTACGACGTGGTCGTCAGGGACATCGAGCAGGAGTACCTCGACCGTGGCTTCTCGAACATCGAGGACTCGCTCGACCGACTGGTGAACTCGGAGAGACTGACCCGCGAGGCGGCCGACGCGGCCCGCGAGCGCCTGACCGGGACGACCGACCTCGCGGACCTCGTGGACTGCGACCTCGTCGTCGAGGCGGCCCTGGAGGACATGGCGGTCAAGCAGGACGTCTTCGCGGACCTGGACGACGTGGTCGACGAGGACGTCGTGCTCGCCACGAACACCTCGACGCTCTCCATCACGACCATCGCGAGCGCGACCGACCGGCCCGAGGGGGTGGTCGGCCTCCACTTCATGAACCCCGTCCCCGTCATGAAGGGCGTCGAGGTGGTCGTCGGCGAGCGCACCGCGGCGGAGGCCGTCTCGCTCGCCCACGAGTTCGCCGAGGCGCTCGGCAAGGAGACCTGGGAGAGCGACGACAAGCCCGGCTTCGTCTCGAACCGCATCCTCATGCCGTGGATAAACGAGGGCGTCCGGGCGTTCGACGAGGGCGTCGCCACGAAGGAGGACATCGACCGCGGGATGAGACTCGGGACGAACGTCCCGATGGGACCGCTCGAACTCGCCGACCACATCGGCCTCGACATCTGTCTCGACGCCACACAGACGCTCCACGAGGAACTCGGCGACCGCTACAAACCGGCGTACCTCCTCGCGCGGAAGGTCGACGCCGGCGACCTCGGCAAGAAGACCGGACGCGGCTTCTACGACTACGAGTAG
- a CDS encoding acyl-CoA dehydrogenase codes for MDFSLSAEQKQIRDMVAEFVDEEVKPVAADIDHDDEFPADLVSEMGDLGLMGMPFPEEYGGAGLDYHSYAIGLEEISRGSGGLGTIVAAHISLAGNMIYAFGDDAQKEEYLTPLAQGDDIGAFALSEPQAGSDVPAMETTAEKDGDGYVVDGGKLWISNGSVADTVTLFAKTDPDAGNKGISSFVVRPEEDDGFIVEGTEDKLGDKGCPTAELRFDGMYLPEDRLLGEEGDGFVHALKTLNGGRITIAARSVGIAQAALDEALRYSQEREQFDQPISGFQAIQHKLADMDTKTSAARLLMHQAADLKIRGESFVKEAAQAKLYASEVSREVANEGIQIHGGYGYTKDFPAERFYRDAKLNEIYEGTSEVLRNTIAAQLLD; via the coding sequence ATGGACTTCAGTCTCTCCGCGGAGCAGAAGCAAATCCGCGACATGGTCGCCGAGTTCGTCGACGAGGAGGTCAAACCCGTCGCGGCGGACATCGACCACGACGACGAGTTCCCCGCCGACCTCGTCTCCGAGATGGGCGACCTCGGCCTGATGGGGATGCCCTTCCCCGAGGAGTACGGCGGGGCGGGGCTGGACTACCACTCCTACGCCATCGGGCTGGAGGAGATATCGCGTGGCTCCGGCGGCCTCGGCACCATCGTCGCCGCACACATCTCGCTCGCGGGCAACATGATATACGCGTTCGGTGACGACGCCCAGAAGGAGGAGTACCTCACGCCGCTGGCGCAGGGCGACGACATCGGCGCGTTCGCGCTCTCGGAGCCGCAGGCGGGCAGCGACGTCCCCGCGATGGAGACGACGGCGGAGAAGGACGGCGACGGCTACGTCGTCGACGGCGGGAAACTGTGGATATCGAACGGCTCGGTCGCCGACACCGTGACCCTGTTCGCGAAGACCGACCCCGACGCGGGTAACAAGGGCATCTCCTCGTTCGTCGTCCGCCCCGAGGAGGACGACGGCTTCATCGTCGAGGGGACGGAGGACAAACTCGGCGACAAGGGCTGTCCCACCGCCGAACTCCGCTTCGACGGCATGTACCTCCCCGAGGACCGCCTGCTCGGCGAGGAGGGCGACGGGTTCGTCCACGCGCTGAAGACGCTCAACGGCGGGCGCATCACCATCGCCGCTCGCTCCGTCGGCATCGCGCAGGCCGCCCTCGACGAGGCGCTGCGCTACAGCCAGGAGCGCGAGCAGTTCGACCAGCCCATCTCCGGGTTCCAGGCCATCCAGCACAAACTCGCCGACATGGACACGAAGACCAGCGCCGCCCGCCTGCTCATGCACCAGGCCGCCGACCTGAAGATACGCGGCGAGTCGTTCGTCAAGGAGGCCGCACAGGCGAAGCTCTACGCCTCGGAGGTGAGCCGCGAGGTGGCCAACGAGGGCATCCAGATCCACGGCGGCTACGGCTACACCAAGGACTTCCCCGCCGAGCGCTTCTACCGCGACGCGAAGCTCAACGAGATATACGAGGGCACGAGCGAGGTGCTGCGCAACACCATCGCCGCGCAACTCCTCGACTGA
- a CDS encoding VOC family protein, producing MITAVTHATLLVDDPDEALAFYTEVLGFEKHTDVESEEGRWLTVALPDDELQLVLMPRDGERPKRDDVAFVLATDDCRAEHDRLRAADVAFSRDPTVHPYGVEAGFKDPDGNQLSLLEPAETVGPTETAGTTGE from the coding sequence ATGATAACGGCAGTGACGCACGCGACCCTCCTCGTCGACGACCCCGACGAGGCGCTCGCGTTCTACACCGAGGTGCTCGGCTTCGAGAAACACACCGACGTCGAGAGCGAGGAGGGGCGGTGGCTGACCGTCGCACTTCCCGACGACGAACTCCAGCTCGTGCTCATGCCCCGCGACGGTGAGCGCCCGAAGCGCGACGACGTGGCGTTCGTCCTCGCCACCGACGACTGTCGCGCGGAGCACGACCGGCTGCGCGCGGCCGACGTCGCGTTCAGCCGCGACCCGACGGTCCACCCCTACGGCGTCGAGGCGGGGTTCAAGGACCCGGACGGCAACCAGTTGAGCCTCCTCGAACCCGCCGAGACGGTGGGGCCGACGGAGACGGCAGGGACGACCGGGGAGTGA
- a CDS encoding PadR family transcriptional regulator: MALRLLLSPMKWHESGTRRDMCAALYAAGETRGPTLKRTLERRYDARLDSRRFYDRLAALERAGHVERRVDGLDDVYALTERGERAVREHCAWLREQVEG; this comes from the coding sequence GTGGCACTCCGGCTGCTCCTCTCGCCCATGAAGTGGCACGAGAGCGGGACGCGCCGGGACATGTGCGCAGCGCTCTACGCCGCCGGCGAGACACGCGGGCCGACGCTGAAGCGCACGCTCGAACGACGGTACGACGCCCGCCTCGACTCGCGGCGGTTCTACGACCGCCTCGCGGCGCTGGAGCGGGCTGGTCACGTCGAGCGGCGCGTCGACGGCCTCGACGACGTCTACGCCCTCACCGAGCGCGGCGAGCGCGCCGTCCGCGAGCACTGCGCGTGGCTCCGTGAACAGGTCGAGGGGTGA
- a CDS encoding DUF7111 family protein codes for MGDPTTGTEADETVEADGVTARYYLTEAERVLTFEREGATAAVAQNVDGYAMLKVRPTPDGDELERYYGFDMALDHAAELLGVGVNDLPVPESARDMGM; via the coding sequence ATGGGCGACCCCACGACCGGAACGGAGGCCGACGAGACCGTCGAGGCGGACGGCGTCACCGCCCGGTACTACCTGACGGAGGCGGAGCGCGTGCTGACCTTCGAGCGCGAGGGTGCGACGGCCGCCGTGGCGCAGAACGTCGACGGCTACGCGATGCTGAAGGTGCGACCGACGCCCGACGGCGACGAACTGGAGCGCTACTACGGCTTCGACATGGCGCTCGACCACGCCGCCGAACTGCTCGGCGTCGGCGTGAACGACCTCCCCGTCCCCGAGTCGGCGCGCGACATGGGGATGTAG
- a CDS encoding thiolase C-terminal domain-containing protein, which produces MSEVRVAGTGMTDFGRFPERTGRDLFAEAGLAALDDAGVDPGDVEHVFFGNFMGELAEHQGHMGPLMAEAVGVNAPATRYEAACASSGVAVREAVRSVRTGESDVLLVGGTERMTNMGTAGATEGLSIAADDLYEIRAGMTFPGAYALMARAYFEEFGGDSTDLAHVAVKNHEHALPNEHAQFRSAITVDQVLDAPRIADPLGLYDSCPITDGASAVVLVSEAFAERNGLDASVAVTGSGQGGDKLALQDREYFARTPASTAAAEEAYADAGITADDVEVAEVHDCFTIAEVLAIESLGLYDPGEGLGAARRGETTRHGDVPVNLSGGLKAKGHPVGATGVAQLASITNLLTGTHARSPDVGDLRVGVAHNAGGTVASATVHVLEVVA; this is translated from the coding sequence ATGTCAGAGGTACGTGTCGCAGGAACTGGGATGACCGACTTCGGTCGGTTCCCCGAGCGGACCGGGCGTGACCTGTTCGCCGAGGCCGGCCTGGCCGCCCTCGACGACGCAGGCGTCGACCCGGGCGACGTAGAGCACGTGTTCTTCGGGAACTTCATGGGCGAACTCGCGGAGCACCAGGGCCACATGGGTCCACTGATGGCGGAGGCCGTCGGCGTGAACGCGCCGGCGACGCGCTACGAGGCGGCCTGCGCGTCGAGCGGCGTCGCCGTCCGCGAGGCCGTCAGGTCCGTCCGTACCGGCGAGTCGGACGTCCTCCTCGTCGGCGGGACCGAACGCATGACGAACATGGGGACGGCGGGCGCGACGGAGGGCCTCTCCATCGCGGCCGACGACCTCTACGAGATCCGTGCCGGGATGACGTTCCCCGGCGCCTACGCGCTGATGGCGCGGGCGTACTTCGAGGAGTTCGGCGGCGACTCGACCGACCTCGCGCACGTCGCCGTGAAGAACCACGAGCACGCCCTGCCGAACGAGCACGCGCAGTTCCGCTCGGCCATCACCGTCGACCAGGTACTCGACGCGCCGCGCATCGCGGACCCCCTCGGCCTCTACGACTCCTGTCCCATCACGGACGGCGCGAGCGCCGTCGTCCTCGTCAGCGAGGCGTTCGCCGAGCGCAACGGCCTCGACGCCTCCGTCGCCGTCACGGGGTCGGGCCAGGGCGGCGACAAACTCGCCCTCCAGGACCGGGAGTACTTCGCGCGGACGCCGGCGAGTACCGCCGCCGCGGAGGAGGCCTACGCCGACGCCGGCATCACCGCCGACGACGTCGAGGTCGCCGAGGTCCACGACTGCTTCACCATCGCCGAGGTGCTCGCCATCGAGTCGCTCGGCCTCTACGACCCCGGCGAGGGGCTGGGCGCGGCCCGCCGGGGCGAGACGACCCGGCACGGCGACGTCCCGGTGAACCTCTCGGGCGGCCTGAAGGCGAAGGGCCACCCCGTCGGCGCGACGGGCGTCGCACAGCTCGCCTCCATCACGAACCTGCTCACCGGGACGCACGCACGGTCGCCGGACGTCGGCGACCTGCGCGTCGGCGTGGCGCACAACGCGGGCGGGACGGTCGCCAGCGCGACCGTCCACGTCCTGGAGGTGGTCGCGTGA
- a CDS encoding Zn-ribbon domain-containing OB-fold protein — MSGDERDGEAGGSERVRDAGFDDLLDAIEAGEGHYLRCSNDHGSLPPRRVCPHCGDRDLTERPLPDSGTVSTYTVVAVPTPQFADDAPYVTAVVDFGTVRLTGVVDADPEAVETGMTVGVTVGTSETTGDRLVRFVPR, encoded by the coding sequence GTGAGCGGAGACGAGCGCGACGGGGAAGCGGGCGGCAGCGAGCGCGTCCGCGACGCCGGGTTCGACGACCTGCTCGACGCCATCGAGGCGGGCGAGGGGCACTACCTCCGCTGCTCGAACGACCACGGTTCGCTCCCGCCGCGGCGGGTCTGCCCGCACTGCGGCGACCGCGACCTGACGGAGCGCCCGCTCCCCGACTCGGGGACGGTCAGCACCTACACCGTGGTCGCGGTGCCGACGCCCCAGTTCGCCGACGACGCACCCTACGTGACGGCGGTCGTCGACTTCGGGACGGTGCGACTGACGGGCGTCGTCGACGCCGACCCCGAGGCGGTCGAGACGGGGATGACGGTCGGCGTCACCGTCGGCACGAGCGAGACGACCGGCGACCGACTCGTCCGGTTCGTCCCGCGCTGA